The genomic segment TTCATCGTTATTTTTGTAGGATATTTTCTAACATGtttgttaattgatttttgtGATCATATACTACGATGTTTGTTAATTTGCCTGCaggaaaaacaaccaaaaacaaaaggcacTGGAAAGTAATGCGATATAAATATAAGAGACATAAATATCTCTATTAGATATATCTGCAAATTCATTAGTTAATTAAAAGACTTTGGCTGTTTACTTAATTATAATCTTTACATATTGTTATACACAACCTTGAATgcgataaatcatttatttttttatacttaGTTATCCTACTTTGCTATCATGCAGTGATAATgaaaaatcaataaatgctGATTTGCACGGACAAATCGAGGAGAATGTTCCaatagaaaaaaacaaaaacaagtttctaAAGAGTAGAATgttatttgatactatttactgcactttttatttattttcaagtttttgaatgttatggtattgttgagtgttattttttctatttttcaattattattcactgaattagatgttcaaatttatattacaAGAATACTTTACATTACAATGCGCACATAGTAATATACTTAAGACAagttataatagattatacattaaatatgtattttatatcgacatttttataaattgactaaatagtttattatttttcgacGATTCCGTTCGTTGAacgggtacaaaactagttACAAACTATTACCAACATAGTGTGTAGCTCTGACTTGTGCTATTCCGCCTTGTGTCAATTGGTATGCAAATTTTGATCACAGATTTCACAGTTTGAAAAGTTTTGTTGATTCAACATAGGATATAACCAATTGATACAAGAAAAGATACAACAGCGTTACCATGCAGGCACATGATACATCTAGACTGCCAGCCTAAAAGGGGTAAAGCATCACAACAGGTTAGAAATTCGGGATGACAACAGGTAAGATATTCCGAGTGTCATGTGTGTTCAAAATATTTGTTAAtgcaacaataaataaaaataaacaaaaagccTGTCTGCTGTATGGAATTCATATACATTTTAGTAAGTAACAAATTCTTGgctcaacccaaaaaaaaaaaaggggacatGAACAAGGTTCTTgtagtaatattttttttccctctgaTTTTGACAATCAAAGTAAGCTGCTTTCATTTGTGGTATcctttaatcatttttttgtcTAAAGTTTATTGACAGAGATTGTTACTTTTCTTGTAAATTTTTTTAAGTGATTGAGCCTTAATCAAAACTCTGATAGTCtagtgttgatttttttttagtgccaataaaaattttatttctaaaCAAATGGGCTACAATTTGTTAAGATACCCCTAATCACCTTTTTGTCTTACATAACCTGCTCTAAAAGAATGTTATAGTaatatttttttcacaaaactcAGGAAGAAAAAACAAATTCAAATGAAGCCACGGGAGATATCAAATATCTTAAATTGGACAATTTCAGGTTGCAAAACAAGTATAGGGTAGATTTTATTTCAGGCACATTTATGACATTTTCCGTAAGGGAGATGAACAATCAAAGCACATTTCTAATAGTACATAAGAAATGTTGCACAAAAGATGGTATCATGGTAGACAAACATTGGTTAATGTACTACTTCCATCCCATATTTCTCGTTTACGATGACAAATATTTTGTGACATTCCAAAATGGAAAGCTGCGGAGGGAATTATAGTTTTGTTGCTACTCTGATACAAACTGATTGAGGTACTCATCAAGTGCGGTGCATTTCACATCGGGATAGACATCCGTTGCCTCCATGCCAAGAGAAGCCTCGATCTCAAAGTTGGCCATTTCTCCCTTCACAAGAACCGTGTATCCCAGAGACAGGATGAATTTTAATGGCATTGAAGCCTCTGCATGagatacaagaaaagaaaccaaTTTAATTAAAACTGTAGAATAGATGCAATTAGTACTAGACGACTATtgtatcaaaaaaaatttttccggATTACACAGGATTTTTTGAGGAAGAAGCAGCTTGTGCACTTAGTTTCTCTTTGTTAAGTAGCAGACCCTGGATTTTCTCAAGGACTTCCTTCTCTGGAAGGTAAATCTTTTCGAGGGTCTGGCCAATTTTCCTTTCCCACAATGATACTATTTCGTTGTAGGACAGAGTGTTGGCAGGTGGTCTAAGGTACACAATCTTGTTCAGGGTCCTTGGATCATCTGCTGCTTTAATGGTGTATGCAGCTATGTCTTCTTGCTTCGAGAAAACGACTGCAACGAAACACAAAATGGAAGAAAAGTTAAGAACGATGATCTCTAAAACATGACAGTAAACCAATCAAAAAAATGGAAGCGGACAAAGCTTCTTTTGGATACCTTTTGGATTTCCATCATCAAGAATGACAATTTTGTCTCTGGGAGGACTTGCAGAGCTAGAGTCTCCAAAGGGGTTAAGGAAATAATTCAAATAACCAGCAAAACCATTAGATACTAAATAAGTGTAAGGTATCCCTTCAGCCTCGACAGCTCTGCGGATCTTAGCTTTGGTTCTGTATAATCTAGCGGCAGGCTCAACAAAGCCATGCAAACGATCCACATCATTTCCAAACTCAGAAGGTAAAAATCTCTGGAACGAAATATAGCTCTTTGTCAACATGTGGGTTGACAGGgataatgaaaaaaatttgtCCAACAGCCAGCAGAGATCGGatctagaaaaagaaaaaggaatgtaTAAAACTGCATTGTGCTTACTTTGATGTTACCAGCTTCTTTAATTGCTGCAATTATCTTAACTTGATGAGCTACCAAATCTCCCCCGACTGTCGAGATCACTATATCAACTTGTTTGATTGCATTTACCAACTGCTGATGATCGTGTAGATCTCCCTGTTCAGTTCACACGTCAGTTTCTATAATTTCTTGAGAAGAATTGAAATAGTGCTTAGACAATGGGAAAAAGATATGACAACACACATAAAGAAATGCGACTCCCAAACTCTTGAAGCTCTCTATGATGGCTGCCCTTTTAGGATCTGAAATTGTGTTTTCTAGGACCAATGCAAAAGTTGGGTGCCCTGCTTTTGCACCTGCCTCCACTACGTATTTGCCAATATATCCGGTGCCGCCAATGATCAAAATCTTGCTTTTCACATCGATTTctgcaacggatcttctgtctcatACCCTGTGCCATTCTCTGTCTCAATTTTTAttgtattgctatttctcctacataaataccatgttttagttcttttttttttatttccttaagatccaataacttttaattgaataaaaaataaatacaatagtttcaaaaaagcaatatataatagaaaatttaaaaatacagcagaaaattcataaaaaatctcattttgatttttttattttgttaaattttgtgcattactcaattaatagttattggatcttaaggaaactaaaaaagaactaaaacatggtGTTTATGtaagagaaatagcaatataataaaaaatgggacaAATAATGACACAGAGTGTGAGACAGAAGATCCATTGCGATTTCCAACTCTAGGATGGTAAACTACTTGACGGGATTTTTATATCAATACAAGTTTAAATCCGATTTTTATACCCGGTagctgcaagtatacaggccaAAACTGTAATGTACggtatgtatcgggtcgatcccacgatgAGCAATTGAAACAAGTACTAGACCCttatttttctctattatttagacttacaatcaatttgagcagagaaagtTTATTGCTATATTCTACAAATCTGATCTgcaaatctagtttaacaaatgctaaatgcaaatgaagaatTCTACTCAAGAAAGactctagggatgtagattccacttatggcataaacaacacaaatgaatggatttacctcttgttattagTCTTGTTTAACCggagattcatttccaaatttaCCAAGTCACattctcatgatgaaatggcctagagtAGTAaagttttccctattttcatggtgaaatactactactactctgttttctttcatgaaatgctaagtaatccacttaagtgtatctctattttcatgaacatacgacttaagctctactcatgtgtttccattgttattaccaattcttactgaataataacaactataaacatgctattggtgatcaatcaataacaagtaatcacagctacacaagtagacaagttaatacaagatataacaagtgtaaatcacattcaattagtattatttagccataagtttcatctactccctagattaaggagtttagctactcatgaatgatttaacaatcaaactcacaagtttattaatgcaaaacatcatgaagtacaagtacaaaaaagataaaagaaagcttagccaattgatggtgaagctctccaattcctgctatgctcttgcacaatatgattacaagtgaaaactccaaatgcttctccaagaactcttagctagagagaaactagttacaagaaggaaaactagctacgtatatGATATTTTTCTTCTCCCCTTGTgtctctgcataaaaggtggtagaaagtctattcctctcacttcataatttcctccactcagattttgtaaaaagaagacaaagatatgatgtttccttttgtCTACAattcatttggtcttctcttttattgtagaagcatgtgccaccgatttctgtccctcaaaatagctggaaaagTTGTAAGAAAGGTAAAGTAAAACGGCTGTGCCACTTGCTgaagagagagacagatccgagcctcggatccgaggggTGAAaattgatccgagctcggatcttcaGGATCCGAGGACTTTCCAtaatggatccgaggtcggatcctcTGACCTCGGATACACTCCTCCAGAAGTACAGATGAGGGATCAGATCCATCTTTGCTctcacggatccgagctcggatccgtgccATTAAATTTCCCATTTTttcacttctttcctttttccttcatttttgctcctaatttcttgtgtactttatcCTCTGGACAATCCTTACATTCCCTTCATctcgtgcatgaatttcatacatcgatatccttcacaatttcacaaaattaacacaTTAATAcactcatttatcaagttttgaaTACTTAAACAAtttttaagcaattatcaccaaaagagttcaaatatggctttaatcttcttaAAACATACCACAAATTCATTccaaacttgtacaaaatatacgttaaatattcacttatcaaattcccccacacttgaatcgtTGCTTGTCCTAAAGCAATTGCACACATAACTTACCACAATGATCCAAAAGATAAAACAATATATatacttttgtcaaatttaattcctctaAAATCTAGAAACCAATCATTATACCATTTCTcagattacactaaatacttataatattcaattaagtaaaaataattatgctttaatttcaacaaattcaactcaatcgctcattctatcctaattccacaaataattaaatcacatagtcaattctATGGCCTTCCTTATCCCATGACCATCAAAACTTAACAgttaagagggatttattctcacttcattttatttaaatagtgaaaacgtctttttacgcgaaaatcaacacttttaggtgaagattcccagttactcaacatttcacttattcaaattgctaagcatactcttaattccaatacctttttacgcgaatgtcgacatttgtaaatgccaacccccggttactcggtatgTGAATCAttgaagtaaaaaataataataatattattattattattttttaacaatCTTTTCCCTCTAAACATAATTAAAGGAAGAATCTGGCCTTGtcttgactatatcaatcacttacttataaaattaagtaaaaatgagaaatatcattaaacatgcaaaattttaagcataatttttcttatttaaatgaatatactttctaaaatgtaaaaatcctaattgcataatgaCTAAttccaagtcaaataaggactaaactttcccaaaatacatataacattttatccaatggaagaattaggcactTAAATTTGAACATTTTGGCCATTaatttgaaatattggaaaatattttagaaaaattttgacagagttttccCATAAAAATGGACAAATCTCCCTGGCAACAAcctcaatttcaagaaaattaacctCAAGACaatattttcaaatataattccaacattttaaGCCATAGACAACtcaaatcatgcatttcaaaACACAACCATCCATAAGATAAAGTaatccctcccccacacttaaaatctACAATGTTCTCATTGTAGAGGAAGGTTAAAGAAACTGAAACTTCCCTCAAATAGGTGGTGATTCAATTTGAAGCCCTTAATCCTCACGATCATCCAACTTCTAGCCACAATGAAACAAAAAAGTACGAAAAACCATAAGTAGCACAAGATAATCCAATATGAAAACTACAAAATAAAGCAACAACAGATGTAATCAGCTAAAGATCTTCATGGCTGCTCAGAACAAGGGTCTACTGCCTCCTCAGTTCCATGAGGACACTGTGATGTACCAATATGCCCCTCCTCCTGCTGAGGTGTTGGAGTAGGTGACCGGCGGATATGGAAATGGTCCCCGATCGCACGAAGACGGCGATCATGTCTGTCAAGTCGCTCCGTTATCATCCGCTCGGTCTGGTCAATGTGCTCGACGACTCGTGTCTCCATACAGCAAATGGCATTGAGGAGCTCTTGCCACTTGGATCGCGGCGGAGGTGATGGTCGTGGAATaggaggaggaagagtctgCTGTGCCTCCGACTCTTGAGTTTCCGCTTGTAGTTCAGTGTGAGGTGGAGGCTGAGCGGAAGTCGATGCTTCTCCAGTGTCCCGAACTAGAGTAGCTCCAAAATCCGTAGGGATACTCAAGGATTTGAGTATCGAGACACTGACTTCGTCGGCGGACCTAGTGACAATGGCTCGCTCAGTTCCAAGAGGAAGCTTGAGCTTCTCAAAAATGAGGGATAGCAGCCAAGGGAAGCCAAAGCAAGTCTCGCCGGCCCTCATGCAAGCTGTGGTCCGCATGTAACTGATGATGATGCTGGGCAAAGGAATACCAGTCAACTGCTCACCCACACCATGCATCATCTTATCCAAGAAGTAGAGGTCACTATTGTGGAGCTCCCGCTTTCCACTCCTTTTGGGCACCACATTGAAGGCGAAGAGATAGAAGATCAAGTGGTACCGATGCTCGAAGGAGTCAGCATATACAGTGAGCTTCTTCGAACTTCCTCGCTCCCATATTGACCCTTTAGGCGTGTTACCGCTTCTCCCACCTGCCAAGGGTCGCGTGCCTTGAACTCCTTGGTCAGTTTAACATCAACTCCTTCATCTTTGAGTTTGATGATTTTTGCCACTGTATCCCGATTAAGAGCCACTCTCTTTCCTCGAACCCAGGAGACGATGAGGTTGCCACTGTGACTCTGTTTGTTTTCTACATTGGCGTAGAACTCCAGGACGAGGTTGGGGGAGTAGTGCTTGGGCAATTGAAGGATGTTCTCCCATCCGAGTCTCTTGAATGCCGTAGAGATGTGGTAGTGCGCATCCACCTCCGGTGCCAGGTACTTTTCAATGATAATTTCCTTATCTAAGCTTGCTTCGTACCACTGTTGATTCTCGAGTGACGTGAATCTAGTGGTGTCATAATCTGGAAGCGGCTCGTCGCGGCTAGTGGATGCGGTCTTCTGGGGAGACCGAGGTGGTGGCTCAGGCGAAGGAGATTCTTCCTCAGGCGACTCTTCATGTGAGGGAGTGCGTTCCTCGCTTGAAGATGGTGTAGGAGTACGAATACGAGCCCTCCTTGTGCGAGCCATAGTACCTATATAAAAACAAGATAAACGTTCATTAGAACAATATAAACTTGCTCTCAttgaatttaagaaaatttcagcAGAGTATCCCCTTATAAAAGggctaaactccctgccaacatgtACCAAAAAGCATCCAAAGATCCTACTTAACTCATTTCAAActcaaatgcatattttcaggTAGAATCTCATCAAAGAGTTCGATCATTTGAACCTCAACTATTATTTCAAGAATGTACATGCCAATATATTCATAACTTTATCCACGAATCACACCACAATTGGCTATACCCATTCTTAATAAAGTGCATACGAATGAGctccaaatttaccaaaacaattgTAATTGAACTCAAAGAGATAAGGATTTCAAGTAAAAAGGTTGAATGTGCCTAACTTAATCATAAACACACTCTTTTACCCAATGGAATTGGTTCTATTAATTGCATATCATTTTTAATTGGTACAACAGTGACTTATAATTCTCAAAACAAGTTTATATATCCAATGAAAGCAAAAATTCACAAGTTTAAATCACCAAAATGCTCAAGcccaataaatttaaaaaaaaataccaaaaatatcACCAAATCCACAATTTTCCCTATACTAAGCACAAAAATGTTAGTAACAACATATTCTAATACAATGTAGCACATTTATAATAAGAATTTCAACATATAAGCAATTATTAGAATATgcccaaaaactagaaaaatgcaaaaataggAAATAtaaaaactcaaaggaagttgcAAATTGTTACCTCAAATGTATAGAGTGACGATGGAAGATGGTAAGGATGCAAAAATTGAAACCGAAACAGCCCAAATTAGCCCCCAAATTGAAGAAGTACAGTGCGGCCCCAATTCTAGTTTTTGAAGATCAAACTCACcaaattgatgtttttgatttCGGAAAACTGAGGgtttatgctcaaaagaggttGGGAGATGTTTTTCTGGTGaaaaattggatgattgatggatAAAATGGAAGATTAGAGGGAGAGGGTTAGGGTTCGGtgaaaagagggaagaaaaattttgaaaaatgcagAAACGAGGCCTCGGTTCTGCTATATCCGCAAACCGATCCGAGCGCGGATCGGTTCTGCAAGGCCTCGGATCCGACAAGGCTCGGATCCGTCTTAACAGAACCACAGACGAGCCCTCGGATCCATCTGGGTTGGACTGGATCCGAGCTCGTATCGTAGGATCCGCTGTCGGATCCTTCTGGGTTtttaggatccgagctcggatctgtaTGTCTCTGCACTAATTtcagaaactgcaatttttcaaactttttctcccttttccggCCAATTCCAAATTACGCTTTGGACAAACTTTTTATCAATTCCAACCCCCCACGCACATGTAATATACCAAAAATGCAATATCCAACCTCtcaaaacacatcaaacacCTCTTCATTGAAAATCGAGGGGTGAGGTTCTTTACTCATTTTTACACTTTTACACCAAAATAGCATCTTTGGGCATTAAATGCACatcaaatgagtccatgagCATTTATAACATGTTATCACCAAAATTCACTTGAATATACTGTAAATGCAACATTGTATGTATGCTTGGGAATTCTAAACACTTAAAGCACAATTTTGGTAAGAAAACCTCCCTTTTTACACTTGTTCTTCAATTGTACCTCCAAAATGGATGATGAAACTCCGGTACCTCCTACAAACAAGTGAAATAAatctaattagtcaattaaatcataccaaaatgtaagaaacacataaaaaaaaacacacaactacaatattattattgggttgcctcccaacaagcgctttgTTTAGAGTCGTTAAGCTCGACTCTCCTACAGCTCTTTTAACTCTCCATTGCGTTTCCTAAGGAGTAAATTACTCCTTTAGGAACCTTTTCTCCAGCCAAATAGGGTTTCAATCTTTGACCATTTACTTTAAATGGGGaaccattttctccttttatttccaCTGCTCCATAAGGGAACATGCGAACAACTTCAAACGGCCCGGACCAACGAGACTTAAGCTTTCCAGGGAATAATTTAAGCCATGAGTTAAACAATAACACCTTTTGCCCTTCTTCAAAATGCTTAGGAAGAATGTGTTTATCAtgccaaaatttcactttttctttataAATCTTGGCATTCTCATACGAAGTTAACCGCAATTCCTCCAATTCGCTTAACTCAAGCATTCTCTTTAACGGCCCAATAAGCTTTATGTTCTATTTCTACAGGTAAGTGACACGCTTTCCCATAAACAAGCTTATATGGAGACATTCCCAACGGCGTTTTAAATGCCGTTCTATACGCCCACAAAGCATCTTCAAGCTTGTTCGACCAATCCTTTCTTGATCGATTTAccgttttctccaaaatgattTTAATTTCCCGGTTGGCCAACTCTGCTTGACCATTAGCTCGAGGATGATAGGGGAGTGACTTTTTATGCCTACATCCATATTTAAGCAACAAAGTGTCAATAATTTTATTGCAAAAATGCTTACCTTCGTCGCTTATTATTGCCTTAGGAACTCCGAACCTGCAAAATATGTTCCGCTTAAGGAATTTAAGTACAACTTTTGCATCATTAGTTTGTGAAGGAATagcctccacccatttagagacataatcaactgctaataagatgtacttattattatatgaattaggaaatggtcccataaaatcaatACCCCATACATCAAATAACTCAACTTCCAAGAATGTAGTTAAgggcatttcatttttttgagaTGTATTTCCAGTTTTTTGGCATGCATCACAATTTTTAACATATTCCCTAGCATCTCGGTACatagttggccaataaaacCCTGATTGCCATACCTTTGCCACAGTCTTGGAAGTACTGAAATGACCACCTGTTTCAAGGTTATGACAATGATATAAAACATTATGTGCCTCATCTTCGGGAATACATCTACGTATCATACCATCGGCACAATGTTTATACAGCAATGGTTCCTCCCATAAGTAACTTTTGACATCATGtaagaattttttcttttgatgatAATTAAACCCCTTTGGAATCTCTCCACTGACCAAGTAGTTAGCAAAATCTGCATACCATGGAGAATTGCTAAGTGCTAGGACAAACTCATCCAGAAAATTCTCTTGAATTGGAACTTGATTCTTGACTGGGATATATTCCAAACATGATAGATGATCTGCAACTAGATTCTCCGatccctttttgtcttttatctccacatcaaattcctgcaataaaagaatccaccgaattagtctaggttttgcatccttctTATGTAGCAAATATTTAAGAGCTGAATGGTCCGTATATATAATAACTTTAGATCCTATTAAATAGGATCTAAATTTATCTAAAGCAAATATCACCACCAATAGCTCTTTTTCTGTCGTTGCATAATTGAGTTGTGCCTCATTTAACAACTTGCTAGCATAGTAAATGACGTGCAATcgtccttctttcttttgtcccaaaactgctccaaccgcataatcacttgcatcacacatcaattcaaatggtaGTGACCAATTGGGCGAAGTTATAATTGGGGccgaaatcaattccttcttcaacctttcaaatgcaaccaaacaattgtcatcaaattgaaaaggggtatctttacataataaatcacataatggctttactattttagaaaaatctttaataaaacgtCTATAAAAGCCAGCATGTCCCAAAAAACTCCTTATCCCCTTGACATTGCTTGGAGGTGGCAATTTTTCGATAACTTCTATTTTGGTTTTATCCACTTCAATTCCCATGGAGGAAATCTTGTGTCCTAAGACAATTCCTTCTTTtaccataaaatggcatttctCCCAATTCAGTACAAGATTTGTTTCCTCGCATCTCTGCAAAATCAATTCCAAATTATGAAGGCAATGGTCGAAAGATGAACCATacacagaaaaatcatccataaatatctccataattttctcaatataatctGAAAATATAGCTATCATGCAACATTGAAAAGTCGCAGGTGCATTGCATAAACCAAATGGCATCCTTTTAAAGGCAAAAGTGCCATAAGGACATGTAAATGTGGTCTTTTCTTGGTCCTCTGGAGCTATAGCTATTTGATTATATCCTGAAAAACCATCTGgaaaacaataaaattcataTTCGACTATTCGCTCtaataattgatcaagaaatggtaAGGGAAAATGATCTTTTCTTGTTACCGTATTTAACTtacgataatcaatacacactcTCCACCCTACCACGAGTCTAGATGGAAtcaattcatcatttttacccaCGATTGTAGTTATTCCACCTTTCTTTGGTACCACATGAATTGCACTAATCCAAACACTATCGGAGATAGGAAAGACTATACCTGCATCGAGCCACttaagaatttcatttcttaccacctctttcatgtttggattaaCTCTTCTTTGTGTTTCCACCATTGGTTTGCAATTGTCCTCCAATAAAATGCGATGCATGCATATTGAAGGACTTATACCTTTAATGTCTGCAATTGTCCATCCCATTGCCTTCTTATGCTTCCTTAGAACTCTTAGCAACTTTGTACACTGCTCATCATCCAGGTCAGCACTAACAATTACAGGTAAAGTActattttctccaagaaattcataccttagatGAGTTGGAAGTGGTTTGAGCTCTAGTTTTGGAGGTTCAATTTCTGAAGGTGGTGAAAGCCCTTTTCCTTGGCCGAGACTTTCATACAAATTACCCCTTTTATAAGGTGCTTGAAAATCCAAATACTTGGCCAATTCTTCAATTTCTCCACAATCACTTTCTTGCTTCCCTAAACTCATTAAACAATATTCAAGAGGATCAAAGTCAAAATTGACTTGACTCATCTCTTGAGTTAGTTTATCAATTGTGCCAATAGAATATGCATGATCGGTAAAAGAAGGGTATTTTCCCATTTCATGCAAATTAAACTCTACCTCTTCTTCACCTACTTGAAACTTCAGCTTGCCATTTTTTAAATCAATAATAG from the Coffea arabica cultivar ET-39 chromosome 11e, Coffea Arabica ET-39 HiFi, whole genome shotgun sequence genome contains:
- the LOC113693051 gene encoding phenylcoumaran benzylic ether reductase POP1-like, with amino-acid sequence MGNLMARIRARIRESKDGSDPSSVLLEECIREIDVKSKILIIGGTGYIGKYVVEAGAKAGHPTFALVLENTISDPKRAAIIESFKSLGVAFLYGDLHDHQQLVNAIKQVDIVISTVGGDLVAHQVKIIAAIKEAGNIKRFLPSEFGNDVDRLHGFVEPAARLYRTKAKIRRAVEAEGIPYTYLVSNGFAGYLNYFLNPFGDSSSASPPRDKIVILDDGNPKVVFSKQEDIAAYTIKAADDPRTLNKIVYLRPPANTLSYNEIVSLWERKIGQTLEKIYLPEKEVLEKIQEASMPLKFILSLGYTVLVKGEMANFEIEASLGMEATDVYPDVKCTALDEYLNQFVSE